From the genome of Elusimicrobiota bacterium, one region includes:
- a CDS encoding FGGY family carbohydrate kinase, with product MTDMPAGGEDFILVLDQGSSSSRTLVFDLEGKVRFKAQRKLEAAYPAQGLAEYDAEEIFRTQKESLSEVLSKLPPGSKVLALSVAAQRSTVVFWDKRSGAPLCPALSWQDGRALELLSSVGLSNRKIHDATGLYKTPYYSASKIAWCLKNYPAVKKAAEEKNLLISPVAGFLLWKFSNGSVFALDPGQAQRTLLFNIRRLKWDKRLLEAFGVPPECLPEVRPSFGDYGRIETDGFTLPVRAMLGDQQAAMLGLGVEGENAAALNYGTGAFLLVNTGATPVKIRGLLNSVGWQTGRGKKSLCYFTESTVNSAGTALEWLKVKFNLFDDINDVDGMCRKSKNRLFCLPAIGGIGSPYWDFSAFTTFTGFSAGSDKYDVVRGMVEGVAFMVGDSLDLVKRKGFKIDELKVSGGLSKIDWLLQFQADITGAKVLRLEEAEATAAGAALAAARSIGLNPSWKIKTSPREFAPQLSEEERQKLIKSWRAFVKATRKTSQALRRLGALPHA from the coding sequence ATGACTGATATGCCGGCTGGCGGCGAAGATTTTATTCTGGTGCTTGACCAGGGGAGTTCCAGCTCAAGGACGCTTGTTTTTGACCTTGAGGGAAAGGTACGTTTCAAGGCCCAGCGCAAGCTTGAGGCTGCTTACCCCGCCCAGGGGCTGGCGGAGTACGACGCCGAAGAGATCTTCAGGACACAGAAAGAAAGTTTAAGTGAAGTGCTTTCCAAACTCCCCCCCGGCTCAAAGGTTTTGGCGCTTTCCGTGGCGGCCCAGCGTTCAACGGTGGTGTTCTGGGATAAGCGCAGCGGCGCGCCGCTTTGCCCCGCGCTTAGCTGGCAGGACGGGCGCGCGCTTGAACTTTTGTCTTCGGTGGGCCTTTCAAACCGCAAAATCCATGATGCCACCGGCCTGTATAAAACCCCGTATTACAGCGCCTCAAAAATAGCCTGGTGTCTTAAAAATTATCCCGCGGTCAAAAAAGCCGCCGAAGAGAAAAATCTTCTTATCTCGCCGGTGGCCGGCTTCCTGCTTTGGAAATTCTCGAACGGCTCTGTCTTCGCTCTGGATCCGGGCCAGGCCCAGCGCACCCTGCTGTTCAACATCAGGCGGCTGAAGTGGGACAAGCGCCTGCTTGAGGCTTTCGGAGTGCCCCCGGAGTGCCTGCCGGAAGTGCGCCCAAGTTTCGGAGATTACGGGCGCATTGAAACGGACGGTTTTACGCTGCCGGTTCGCGCCATGCTTGGCGACCAGCAGGCCGCTATGCTGGGCCTGGGGGTTGAGGGCGAAAATGCCGCCGCCCTTAATTATGGCACCGGCGCTTTTCTGCTGGTAAACACCGGTGCTACCCCCGTAAAAATACGCGGTCTGCTTAATTCAGTGGGCTGGCAAACGGGGCGCGGTAAAAAATCGCTTTGTTATTTTACCGAAAGCACAGTCAATTCAGCCGGCACGGCCCTTGAATGGCTGAAAGTGAAGTTTAACCTTTTTGACGATATAAATGATGTAGACGGCATGTGCCGCAAATCCAAAAACCGTCTTTTCTGTCTGCCGGCCATAGGCGGCATTGGCTCGCCGTATTGGGATTTCTCCGCTTTTACCACTTTTACCGGGTTTTCCGCCGGCTCCGACAAGTACGATGTCGTGCGCGGCATGGTTGAGGGCGTGGCTTTCATGGTGGGCGATTCGCTTGACCTTGTAAAGCGCAAAGGTTTTAAAATAGACGAGCTGAAAGTTTCTGGCGGTCTTTCAAAAATAGACTGGCTGCTGCAGTTTCAGGCCGATATTACGGGCGCCAAAGTGCTGCGCCTGGAAGAAGCCGAGGCCACCGCCGCGGGAGCGGCCCTTGCCGCCGCGCGCTCTATCGGCCTTAATCCCTCCTGGAAAATAAAAACTTCGCCGCGGGAATTCGCGCCGCAATTAAGCGAAGAAGAACGCCAGAAATTGATCAAGAGCTGGCGCGCGTTCGTGAAGGCGACCCGGAAAACCAGCCAAGCTTTGCGCCGCCTGGGCGCGCTCCCCCACGCATAA
- a CDS encoding PD-(D/E)XK nuclease family protein, translated as MKKKQSEENTPALFGAEPAVAPPPVPVKKSSGLLAFSYSKLSMYTECPLKYKFKYLDKLKEEPKSYFAFGNSIHKALEFLHAVSNPPFPSIEEVLEFYKKEWGVKSWLEKGYKDPDKEAVDFQKGLEMLQAYYAHNKAALKPPFLLEYSTDVEVDGLKVRIIADRIEYLGGGEVEIIDYKTGKDVKRQPDQLYMYQKITELDPRLKEKIAERYGKKVSSVKIRQMLYYHVPTLKQYPFERADDKEIGVFWERVLGAAENIRGLKFEPNPGEFQCHFCDFKNFCPVHSASRKPSASSAPAKDYKKEQPAAGEAAVPPRGSNVKVEDLVDRYGHLKEEMDKLNTQLEEVARELGEIHAGSGKKELSGEKYSLELSRGENWKFSDREAVIGVLNEFDLYKKALGLTLPKIVAMLSDPAVPEDAKNKLKRHGVSSPRFEINLKRKKA; from the coding sequence ATGAAGAAAAAACAAAGTGAGGAAAATACCCCGGCCCTTTTCGGCGCGGAACCCGCTGTGGCCCCCCCTCCCGTACCCGTAAAAAAATCTTCCGGCCTGCTCGCGTTTTCCTACTCCAAGCTTTCCATGTATACGGAGTGCCCGCTGAAGTATAAGTTCAAATATCTGGATAAGCTGAAAGAGGAGCCTAAATCATATTTTGCTTTCGGAAACAGCATTCACAAGGCGCTTGAGTTCCTTCACGCCGTAAGCAATCCGCCTTTCCCGTCCATTGAAGAAGTGCTTGAGTTCTACAAAAAAGAGTGGGGCGTTAAGTCGTGGCTTGAAAAAGGATACAAAGACCCGGACAAAGAAGCGGTCGACTTCCAAAAAGGGCTTGAAATGCTGCAGGCGTATTACGCCCATAATAAGGCCGCTCTAAAACCTCCCTTCCTGCTTGAATATTCCACCGACGTGGAAGTGGACGGCCTTAAAGTGCGCATAATAGCCGACCGCATTGAATACCTGGGCGGGGGCGAAGTGGAAATAATAGATTATAAAACCGGCAAGGACGTAAAACGCCAGCCTGACCAGCTTTACATGTACCAGAAAATAACCGAACTGGACCCGCGGCTGAAGGAAAAGATAGCGGAGCGTTACGGCAAAAAGGTAAGTTCGGTGAAAATACGGCAGATGCTTTATTACCATGTGCCGACTTTAAAACAATATCCGTTTGAGCGCGCCGACGATAAGGAGATAGGCGTCTTCTGGGAAAGGGTGCTTGGCGCGGCGGAAAATATACGCGGTTTAAAATTTGAGCCAAATCCCGGGGAATTCCAGTGCCATTTCTGCGACTTTAAAAATTTCTGTCCCGTTCACTCCGCTTCGCGCAAGCCGTCTGCCTCTTCTGCCCCGGCAAAAGACTACAAAAAGGAACAACCGGCCGCTGGCGAAGCGGCGGTGCCGCCGCGCGGCTCCAACGTTAAAGTTGAAGATTTGGTGGACCGCTACGGCCACCTGAAAGAAGAAATGGACAAGCTGAACACCCAGCTTGAGGAAGTGGCGCGCGAGCTTGGCGAAATACACGCGGGGTCCGGTAAAAAAGAATTATCCGGCGAAAAATACAGCCTTGAGCTCAGCCGCGGAGAAAACTGGAAATTCAGCGACCGCGAGGCGGTTATAGGAGTGCTGAACGAATTTGACCTTTACAAGAAGGCCCTTGGCCTTACGCTGCCCAAAATAGTGGCTATGCTTAGCGACCCCGCGGTGCCGGAAGACGCAAAAAACAAACTGAAGCGCCACGGTGTGAGCTCTCCCCGCTTTGAAATAAATCTGAAGAGAAAAAAGGCTTAA
- a CDS encoding MBL fold metallo-hydrolase, which yields MEFTMYRGSNQVGGTCIEIKSGSSRILLDLGMPLNDKAGKDFLVDPLKGKKVWEKKDISDLKQSGILPDIKGLYQDDKKDFDAILVSHSHGDHYGLLHFANPEIPVVMSPGAMRMIETLNAFVPRQVPLSNIIPAIHNEDIPIGGFIIKPYLMDHSAFDARGFFITEKITGQKLFYSGDFRSGGHKKNAFEMLVDRPPMKPDYLVLEGTSIGRGEPEYKTEKETQQAIRETLKNGPRLVLVACSGQNIDRICSLYAEARRAGYELVIDPYVACVLENLRNLPYAGKIPLLENPGIRALIHNYGRGDKYVGKIDKEGCKFKPFITILGRKKLKPRDMGEGKYIVLVRDGIVSAIKAIPGYKDALLIYSQWQGYLKKSHMKLTEFIFESGLNKNMKHIHSSGHADVATLQQLVAALNSGKIIPVHTEHPGGYEKLFRGHEIVKIKDAKRVEL from the coding sequence ATGGAATTCACAATGTACAGAGGAAGTAACCAGGTGGGGGGAACCTGTATAGAAATAAAATCCGGCAGTTCAAGGATACTTTTAGACCTTGGCATGCCGCTTAACGACAAAGCGGGCAAGGATTTTCTTGTTGATCCGCTGAAAGGCAAGAAGGTGTGGGAGAAAAAAGATATTTCAGACCTTAAGCAAAGCGGTATTTTGCCGGATATCAAAGGGCTGTATCAAGATGACAAAAAGGATTTTGATGCTATTCTGGTCAGCCATTCCCATGGCGACCATTACGGGCTTTTGCATTTTGCCAACCCGGAAATCCCCGTGGTTATGAGCCCCGGAGCCATGAGAATGATAGAAACGCTTAATGCGTTCGTCCCAAGGCAAGTGCCGCTTTCAAACATCATCCCGGCTATTCATAATGAGGATATTCCGATAGGCGGTTTTATAATAAAGCCGTACCTGATGGACCACTCAGCTTTTGATGCTCGTGGTTTTTTTATAACGGAAAAGATCACGGGGCAAAAATTGTTTTATTCCGGCGACTTTAGGTCAGGCGGGCATAAGAAGAATGCGTTTGAGATGCTTGTGGACCGCCCACCCATGAAACCGGATTATTTAGTGTTAGAAGGGACGTCAATCGGGAGGGGGGAACCGGAATATAAGACTGAGAAAGAGACACAGCAAGCTATCCGTGAAACCCTTAAGAATGGGCCCAGGTTGGTGCTGGTGGCCTGTTCCGGGCAAAACATAGACCGGATATGCTCCCTATATGCTGAAGCGCGCAGGGCCGGTTATGAGCTTGTAATAGACCCATATGTGGCCTGTGTGCTTGAGAACCTGAGGAATTTGCCTTATGCCGGCAAGATTCCGTTACTGGAAAACCCCGGGATAAGGGCGTTAATCCATAATTACGGCAGGGGTGACAAATATGTGGGCAAGATTGATAAAGAAGGCTGCAAGTTTAAGCCGTTTATTACCATTCTTGGCCGGAAAAAGTTAAAACCCAGGGATATGGGGGAGGGGAAATATATTGTTTTAGTGCGGGACGGTATAGTGTCGGCAATTAAAGCCATTCCCGGCTATAAGGATGCATTGCTGATATACTCGCAATGGCAGGGCTACCTAAAGAAATCTCACATGAAGTTGACCGAGTTTATTTTTGAGTCCGGGCTGAATAAAAACATGAAGCACATCCACTCCTCCGGCCACGCGGACGTGGCGACTCTCCAGCAATTGGTCGCAGCACTAAATTCAGGCAAAATCATTCCTGTGCATACGGAACACCCGGGTGGATACGAGAAATTATTCCGGGGTCATGAGATAGTAAAAATTAAAGACGCCAAAAGAGTTGAGTTATAA
- a CDS encoding ATP-binding protein — MSESAYLQQQTEKFKIQFPASEGWNIFKSENRLLFIVSELIRKYPSALKNSELIKAVYYDTNFPENKYAPEFKIHSKCWTGDFNLEWAGEQLAIRSLCYENRGSSPYFLIAAKTWKVLENFYKIIFKLETQQAKNDYRNNILTPSGGKIPMPCVSWDDVILPDMMAEDLKAGVETFFKSKAIYKQFGLPYKRGFIFSGPAGCGKTLTAKVILSTLHLPSHLLTASSDRDRTSCDIAYTFSAAACHAPAVILIEELEKLSDPAYISQVLNHMDGLVTMRGVLVIATTNYPEKIDPALILRPSRFDRVWNFPLPDYAARLKLLKKKANGYFAGSVLETLAKQSGGFSMAYVQEIFASATSLAIRENRQVADKDMLKSVEILKKQIKSAPRSAAEVGNSSQHLGFVQV; from the coding sequence ATGTCTGAAAGCGCTTATTTGCAACAACAAACAGAAAAATTTAAAATCCAGTTCCCCGCATCGGAAGGCTGGAACATATTCAAAAGCGAGAATAGATTGTTATTCATCGTTTCGGAATTAATCCGGAAATATCCCAGCGCACTAAAAAACTCGGAACTGATTAAGGCAGTGTACTACGATACCAATTTTCCGGAAAACAAGTACGCTCCTGAATTTAAAATACACTCAAAGTGCTGGACCGGGGATTTTAATCTTGAGTGGGCAGGTGAACAACTGGCAATACGGTCGCTTTGCTATGAAAATCGCGGCTCAAGCCCTTATTTCCTTATAGCCGCTAAAACCTGGAAAGTGCTAGAAAACTTTTACAAAATAATCTTTAAACTTGAAACACAGCAGGCAAAAAATGATTATAGAAATAATATATTAACCCCGAGCGGGGGTAAAATACCGATGCCTTGCGTTTCCTGGGATGATGTTATACTGCCGGATATGATGGCGGAAGACCTGAAGGCCGGTGTGGAAACATTTTTTAAATCTAAGGCTATTTATAAACAATTCGGCCTGCCCTACAAGCGCGGCTTCATCTTTTCCGGCCCGGCAGGCTGCGGCAAAACCCTTACCGCTAAGGTTATACTTTCAACCCTTCACCTGCCATCGCATTTGCTGACAGCAAGTTCCGACAGGGACCGAACCTCATGTGACATCGCCTATACCTTTTCCGCAGCGGCTTGCCACGCACCTGCAGTGATATTGATAGAAGAGCTGGAAAAATTATCGGATCCGGCATATATTTCGCAGGTGCTTAACCATATGGATGGGCTAGTTACCATGCGCGGCGTGCTTGTTATTGCCACCACTAATTATCCGGAAAAGATAGACCCGGCCCTGATATTACGGCCCAGCCGCTTTGACCGGGTTTGGAATTTCCCCCTGCCGGACTATGCTGCTCGCCTGAAACTGCTGAAGAAAAAGGCAAACGGCTATTTTGCCGGCTCCGTGCTGGAAACCCTCGCTAAACAATCAGGCGGATTCTCCATGGCCTATGTGCAGGAAATATTCGCCTCGGCTACTTCGCTCGCGATAAGGGAAAATCGGCAGGTGGCTGACAAAGACATGCTTAAAAGTGTGGAAATACTAAAAAAGCAGATAAAATCTGCCCCCAGGTCCGCGGCGGAGGTGGGAAACTCTTCCCAACACCTGGGTTTCGTACAGGTGTAA
- a CDS encoding AAA family ATPase, whose product MKKIHSNKDYLKRLLEILEAPELSLAVGGRAERSPVSRPVRGKQEKQPDPKKICSAALAQLRELFAMGKQGLKEGVKIPFAQICRKHKFDENETLILAVFVAMEISGRDMDGNPFRGHDNVLKIIFLLLDRPKIEILPYFLSSGRLKKSGLFLHERYGREEGLRSVMNLKESVIELLLKGGKPTKKKKRAAKPARPRQIAEQLNLSVIAQETAKRQLSTVAFQHMERAGHPAKANIAAPRLNTLLLGPTGCGKTYITRRLAEILGAPIAFCDATQYTETGYVGSNVEEMLIKLAKAAGDNLKTAEYGIIFIDEIDKIRAQNVGESHHSERDVSGLSVQQELLKMLEGETLTYEKFRGDGCGTYQFNVKNVLFIAAGAFQGLGEIINDRIKTKKQIGFKDQASAARVEIDQANLLHQAKPQDIIKYGFIPELIGRFPNIIALDRLTKADFLSILGNPRTSLLEHYTTFFAQNGIELEIPPAFLEEMADKAATRDLGARGLNAAVENFFSELMYELLDRKSGTCEQKVNIMDCLHPGRLKELLA is encoded by the coding sequence ATGAAAAAAATACACAGCAATAAAGATTACCTCAAAAGGCTGCTTGAAATTCTGGAAGCGCCGGAATTGAGCCTGGCTGTAGGCGGGCGCGCCGAGCGATCGCCTGTATCGCGGCCTGTCAGGGGCAAACAGGAGAAACAGCCGGATCCGAAGAAAATCTGCTCTGCGGCCTTGGCGCAGCTGCGCGAACTTTTTGCTATGGGAAAACAGGGGCTCAAAGAAGGCGTTAAAATACCTTTCGCGCAAATCTGCCGCAAGCACAAATTTGACGAGAACGAAACGCTTATTCTTGCCGTATTTGTGGCCATGGAAATTTCTGGCCGGGATATGGACGGAAACCCGTTCCGCGGCCATGACAACGTGTTAAAAATCATTTTCTTACTGCTGGACCGGCCAAAAATAGAGATCTTGCCGTACTTCCTTTCAAGCGGAAGGCTCAAAAAATCCGGGCTTTTCCTGCACGAGCGCTATGGCCGCGAAGAAGGACTTAGGTCCGTAATGAACCTTAAAGAGTCGGTTATTGAGCTGTTGCTTAAAGGCGGCAAACCCACAAAGAAAAAAAAGCGCGCGGCTAAACCGGCGCGGCCGCGCCAGATCGCGGAACAGCTTAACCTTAGCGTTATAGCGCAGGAAACAGCAAAAAGGCAGTTATCAACGGTGGCCTTTCAGCATATGGAAAGGGCAGGCCATCCCGCCAAGGCAAACATTGCCGCGCCGCGCCTTAATACCCTGCTTTTAGGCCCGACGGGCTGCGGCAAAACATATATTACAAGGCGTCTGGCGGAAATATTGGGCGCACCTATAGCGTTTTGCGACGCCACTCAATATACCGAAACCGGCTATGTGGGCTCTAATGTGGAAGAGATGCTGATTAAGCTTGCAAAAGCCGCCGGCGATAACCTGAAAACCGCGGAATACGGCATAATTTTTATAGATGAAATAGACAAAATACGCGCGCAAAATGTAGGAGAGTCACATCATAGCGAACGCGATGTAAGCGGCCTAAGCGTCCAGCAGGAACTGCTTAAAATGCTTGAAGGAGAAACACTCACCTATGAAAAATTCCGCGGAGACGGCTGCGGCACATACCAGTTTAATGTTAAAAATGTGCTCTTTATAGCCGCGGGCGCATTCCAGGGCCTGGGGGAGATAATAAACGACCGGATTAAAACCAAAAAGCAGATAGGGTTTAAGGACCAGGCATCTGCTGCGCGGGTTGAAATTGACCAGGCTAACCTTTTACATCAGGCCAAGCCGCAGGACATAATAAAATACGGCTTTATACCGGAGCTTATCGGCCGCTTTCCAAACATAATAGCCCTGGACAGGCTTACCAAGGCGGATTTTTTAAGCATACTGGGTAACCCACGCACCAGTCTGCTTGAGCACTACACAACTTTCTTCGCCCAGAACGGCATTGAGCTTGAAATCCCCCCCGCCTTCCTTGAGGAAATGGCCGACAAGGCCGCCACCCGGGATTTGGGCGCCAGGGGGCTGAACGCGGCGGTGGAGAATTTCTTCTCCGAGCTTATGTATGAACTATTGGATCGTAAGTCCGGTACCTGCGAGCAAAAGGTAAATATAATGGATTGCCTGCATCCGGGCCGGCTTAAGGAACTGCTTGCTTAG
- a CDS encoding WYL domain-containing protein, which yields MATKRITITSNPKKRIRKFNDFKYRVMRIIAELHNKKFVRAKDLEAKLNIGVRTIERDLNILKEDHFIVEDEFEKGKWLFDTTDQCWDKVEVTDHDAATLAFLYKFSKVFGGQISKSVLKAIDKMFYLDDAEYPFFMITPRVKRPDTEFPFYKDLYNSIQHKNKINLAYQSDGGEKTVKAWPISLIMCDSMWYLGYLLEPAGRRKQEIRTVRYSHILGVDPLIEENFEKPAWVKETLKTARNIWFNRDRSTRVVMQVSNCIKDYFKLSEYFPAQKIIEEGPLSFKVESKICVHNEAVPNILRFLPYIKVLEPKDLRDEVNRRINDYLGSKK from the coding sequence ATGGCTACAAAAAGAATAACAATTACCTCTAATCCTAAAAAGCGCATACGGAAATTTAACGATTTTAAATACAGGGTCATGCGCATAATAGCCGAATTGCACAATAAAAAATTTGTGCGCGCGAAAGATCTGGAGGCCAAGCTTAACATTGGCGTGCGCACTATAGAGCGCGACCTGAACATACTGAAGGAAGACCATTTTATAGTTGAGGATGAGTTTGAAAAGGGTAAGTGGCTGTTTGACACCACGGACCAGTGCTGGGATAAAGTGGAAGTAACAGACCACGACGCCGCCACCCTGGCTTTTTTATATAAATTTTCAAAAGTGTTCGGCGGGCAGATAAGTAAATCAGTGCTGAAAGCCATAGACAAAATGTTCTACCTGGACGACGCCGAGTACCCTTTCTTTATGATAACCCCCCGTGTGAAACGGCCCGATACCGAGTTCCCGTTTTATAAAGACCTTTACAATTCCATACAGCACAAGAATAAAATCAACCTTGCCTACCAGAGCGACGGCGGCGAGAAAACCGTAAAGGCCTGGCCGATCTCCCTTATTATGTGCGACAGCATGTGGTATTTGGGCTATCTGCTGGAGCCTGCAGGCCGGCGAAAGCAGGAAATACGGACGGTGCGCTACTCGCATATTCTTGGGGTTGATCCCCTGATTGAGGAAAACTTTGAAAAACCCGCCTGGGTTAAGGAAACCTTAAAGACCGCGCGCAATATCTGGTTCAACCGCGACCGCAGCACCCGGGTGGTTATGCAGGTTTCCAACTGCATTAAGGATTATTTTAAACTTAGCGAATACTTCCCTGCGCAGAAGATAATAGAGGAAGGGCCGCTCTCTTTTAAAGTTGAGTCCAAAATCTGCGTCCACAATGAAGCGGTGCCCAATATCCTACGGTTTCTGCCATATATAAAAGTGCTTGAACCCAAAGACCTTAGGGACGAGGTAAATCGCCGGATAAACGATTACCTGGGCAGCAAAAAATAG
- a CDS encoding DUF2779 domain-containing protein — protein sequence MANKKISKSQYTRGLQCVKSLWLYNYRKDLMGEVSASQQAIFDQGNEVGDWARKYYKGGVMLAQYHTDIAGALKGTQELIAKGANLLYEAAFQAEGVLVRCDILRKVGKAWHLIEVKSSTELKEQHLGDIAIQKYVLEAAGIKVAKAFLMVIDTSYVKKGPIDPKQLFKLEDVTEAIEDAEAAVPGTLKEFFKILSNDSKEPAIEIGGRCSDPYECDFCSYCWKEIPAHSVYNLPRLDGEIKDDLRRKGILELKDFPEDIDLCSAAADYVTVAKTGKPIIMPEPIREFVEALEYPLYHLDFETINPAVPLYDGLRPYMQMPFQASLHIQQQPGGPVKHLEYLADAKKDPRPDIVDFLLKSIGLTGTPLAYCAGFEKSVIKGLAEFSPRHAKKLLALADRFVDLASPFRARHVLLPEFQGSFSMKAVLPALVPTMTYEGMAVANGGDAQNAYKALLSGKLTTKEEVQLRKDLITYCGQDTLAMVKILEHLQKIA from the coding sequence ATGGCTAATAAGAAAATTTCAAAATCTCAATACACACGCGGGCTGCAGTGTGTTAAAAGCCTTTGGCTTTACAATTACCGTAAGGACCTGATGGGAGAGGTCTCCGCCAGCCAGCAGGCTATATTCGACCAAGGCAACGAGGTGGGCGACTGGGCGCGCAAATATTACAAGGGCGGCGTAATGCTGGCTCAGTACCATACCGATATAGCCGGCGCCTTAAAAGGAACACAGGAGTTGATTGCAAAAGGCGCAAACCTGCTTTACGAGGCTGCCTTTCAAGCTGAGGGCGTGCTTGTGCGCTGTGACATACTGCGCAAGGTGGGCAAGGCCTGGCACCTTATAGAAGTAAAAAGCTCAACTGAGCTTAAAGAACAGCATCTTGGCGACATAGCTATACAGAAATACGTGTTGGAAGCTGCCGGTATTAAGGTCGCTAAGGCCTTCCTGATGGTCATAGACACCTCTTATGTGAAGAAGGGCCCCATAGACCCGAAACAGTTATTCAAGTTGGAAGACGTGACGGAAGCCATAGAAGATGCCGAAGCCGCGGTGCCCGGCACTCTTAAGGAGTTTTTCAAAATCCTCTCAAACGATTCCAAGGAGCCGGCCATTGAAATAGGCGGGCGCTGCTCCGACCCGTACGAATGCGACTTCTGCTCCTATTGCTGGAAGGAGATACCGGCGCACTCCGTTTACAATCTCCCCCGCCTGGATGGCGAAATAAAGGACGACCTACGCAGGAAAGGTATTTTGGAACTTAAAGACTTCCCGGAAGACATAGACCTGTGCTCCGCCGCTGCGGATTATGTGACCGTAGCCAAAACCGGCAAGCCTATAATTATGCCGGAGCCTATACGGGAGTTTGTAGAAGCTTTGGAGTATCCGCTTTACCACCTGGACTTTGAAACCATAAACCCAGCCGTGCCGCTGTACGACGGCTTGCGCCCCTACATGCAAATGCCTTTCCAGGCTTCGCTGCATATACAGCAACAACCGGGAGGCCCGGTGAAGCACCTGGAGTACCTTGCCGACGCAAAGAAGGATCCCCGCCCGGATATTGTGGATTTTCTGCTTAAGAGTATAGGCCTGACTGGGACACCTTTGGCTTACTGCGCGGGTTTTGAGAAAAGTGTTATAAAGGGGCTGGCGGAGTTCTCCCCCCGGCACGCCAAGAAACTGCTGGCTCTGGCTGACCGTTTTGTGGACCTGGCATCCCCATTCCGCGCGCGCCATGTGTTATTGCCTGAATTCCAAGGCAGTTTTTCCATGAAAGCCGTGCTGCCGGCCCTTGTTCCCACAATGACTTACGAGGGGATGGCTGTGGCCAACGGTGGCGATGCCCAGAACGCCTACAAGGCCCTGCTCTCCGGCAAGCTCACTACAAAAGAAGAAGTCCAACTCCGCAAGGATTTAATCACCTACTGCGGCCAGGACACACTGGCAATGGTTAAAATCCTCGAACACCTGCAAAAAATTGCCTGA